One region of Vitis vinifera cultivar Pinot Noir 40024 chromosome 1, ASM3070453v1 genomic DNA includes:
- the LOC104882088 gene encoding protein PHYTOCHROME-DEPENDENT LATE-FLOWERING isoform X4 — MSVYFKIYRQGKRYMPKQLLMDEDKDAGSCGSQTDDQKKENVTGLPMNEDKDAESSSSQTDDQQKETETGANFVEVGDKVADHSIVPANPKPGVQPLPEDLEVSFALNLFPDGFSVGKAAELLNDVPKMLHPYDRASDKLFSHLQQKLMMILDFACQIKSAYKAIEHGYLPGDFFDDLPCKYVNGALLCEIRDFRNCLVQMEDSTFHVEKSPIVQKALLKMSMENVIKDISSMSDDSWTYKDHLEVESRILKAMQPGLSLNPKQDIFSGESMTKKLNLEIPWNSKKRKLIDTSETGTESSIAPASGVGDTQNDESPPSLAFQDGGASYSQKTIPSSNPHLGENNTLQEAMLPKQYVINHPSSPREPGTLVLSEKDRCKKQTQGPILKKPKEEPVEFSPHQLSVSQSETILAPETQQKEKQLRQSCDSEKILNERLNGEKQSSPKMKDGQQVNLEGIPKLQSGVLAHPVKQESESSKIPRSDIRHNDQKSQMHQLSSVSKINDPANSIQPNDMGKPFAHERIHLQKPLVSTAVGSAPVNVSSSHRDSLLRESSVLGKRKLNSHPEGLSMNIVESLPSIRNMNSVDTSSCPVGNSSSPWPLGTKEDPLLKRFSKIEMVTQRYGLHYRKRKVDKFLDKKPIFKTSLVSYHLDSEDNNLRAGNTDGVLQMRTLNFVRPSHFYKGNEPSVDVSETQTKLVLSKKLKEGTVEGRVLYGQGEVIDSTDFPLESTFVSTHEIDKFAAQFVSLY; from the exons ATGAGTGTTTATTTCAAGATTTACAGGCAGGGGAAGAGGTACATGCCCAAGCAGCTACTAATGGACGAGGACAAAGACGCTGGAAGTTGTGGCTCTCAGACTGACGACCAGAAGAAGGAGAATGTGACTGGG CTACCGATGAATGAGGACAAAGACGCTGAAAGTAGTAGCTCTCAGACTGACGACCAGCAGAAGGAGACTGAGACTggg GCTAACTTTGTTGAAGTAGGAGATAAAGTTGCAGATCATTCAATTGTACCTGCCAATCCCAAACCTGGGGTCCAGCCACTTCCTGAAG ATCTTGAGGTGTCTTTTGCACTAAACCTGTTCCCAGATGGCTTTTCTGTTGGAAAAGCTGCTGAG TTGCTCAATGATGTACCTAAGATGTTGCATCCTTATGATAGGGCATCCGATAAACTTTTCTCT CATTTGCAACAGAAATTAATGATGATCCTGGACTTTGCATGTCAGATCAAGAGTGCTTATAAG GCAATTGAGCATGGGTATTTACCTGGAGATTTTTTTGATGACCTGCCATGCAAATATGTCAATGGAGCTCTTCTGTGTGAG ATTCGAGATTTTCGTAATTGTTTGGTCCAGATGGAAGATAGCACTTTTCATGTGGAAAAATCTCCAATTGTTCAGAAAGCTCTCTTAAAGATGTCCATGGAGAATGTTATTAAGGATATATCATCAATGTCAGATGATTCTTGGACTTACAAAGATCATTTG GAAGTTGAGTCCCGCATTCTTAAGGCTATGCAACCTGGTCTTAGTTTGAATCCAAAGCAGGACATCTTTAGTGGAGAATCCATGACTAAAAAG CTCAATTTGGAAATTCCATGGAACTCGAAAAAGAGGAAGCTGATTGATACATCAGAAACCGGCACAGAGTCCAGTATTGCACCTGCATCTGGGGTTGGCGATACCCAGAATGATGAGTCCCCCCCAAGTCTAGCATTTCAAGATGGAGGAGCATCATATTCCCAGAAGACCATCCCAAGCTCTAATCCTCATTTAGGAGAGAACAATACTTTGCAAGAGGCCATGTTACCAAAACAATATGTTATTAACCATCCTAGCAGTCCAAGAGAACCCGGTACCTTGGTTCTCAGTGAGAAGGACAGATGCAAAAAACAAACCCAAGGTCCCATCCTCAAGAAACCCAAGGAAGAGCCAGTGGAATTTTCTCCGCACCAGCTTTCAGTAAGCCAATCTGAAACCATTCTTGCACCAGAAACACAGCAGAAGGAGAAACAATTACGGCAGAGTTGTGATTCTGAAAAAATTCTAAATGAAAGACTTAATGGAGAAAAGCAGTCCTCTCCGAAAATGAAAGATGGTCAGCAGGTAAATCTTGAAGGTATCCCAAAGTTGCAATCTGGAGTACTCGCACATCCAGTGAAACAAGAATCTGAAAGCAGTAAGATTCCCAGGTCAGATATTAGACATAATGACCAGAAATCACAGATGCACCAGTTGTCCTCAGTGTCAAAGATCAATGATCCTGCTAATTCAATCCAGCCGAATGATATGGGTAAGCCTTTTGCACATGAGAGGATACATTTGCAGAAGCCTCTGGTTTCTACTGCTGTTGGAAGTGCACCTGTGAATGTGAGTTCCAGTCATAGAGATTCTTTGTTGAGAGAGTCGTCTGTACTTGGAAAGCGAAAGTTAAATTCCCATCCTGAAGGCTTGAGTATGAATATAGTTGAATCTCTTCCAAGCATCAGAAATATGAATTCAGTCGACACAAGTAGCTGTCCAGTGGGGAATTCTTCCTCACCATGGCCTTTAGGAACTAAAGAGGACCCTCTTCTTAAgaggttttcaaaaattgaaatggtgACACAGAG GTATGGACTGCATTATAGGAAGCGAAAAGTGGACAAGTTTTTGGACAAGAAACCAATTTTTAAGACTTCACTGGTCTCTTACCACTTAGATTCTGAGGATAACAACTTGAGAGCTGGTAATACTGATGGTGTCTTGCAGATGCGGACATTAAATTTTGTGCGTCCATCTCATTTTTATAAAG GTAATGAGCCTTCTGTTGATGTTAGTGAGACTCAGACCAAACTGGTCTTATCAAAGAAGCTCAAGGAGGGAACAGTGGAAGGACGGGTGCTGTATGGACAAGGGGAAGTGATTGATTCCACTGATTTTCCCTTAGAATCAACATTTGTAAGCACA CATGAGATAGACAAATTTGCTGCTCAGTTTGTTTCACTG TACTGA
- the LOC104882088 gene encoding protein PHYTOCHROME-DEPENDENT LATE-FLOWERING isoform X5 gives MSVYFKIYRQGKRYMPKQLLMDEDKDAGSCGSQTDDQKKENVTGLPMNEDKDAESSSSQTDDQQKETETGANFVEVGDKVADHSIVPANPKPGVQPLPEDLEVSFALNLFPDGFSVGKAAELLNDVPKMLHPYDRASDKLFSHLQQKLMMILDFACQIKSAYKAIEHGYLPGDFFDDLPCKYVNGALLCEIRDFRNCLVQMEDSTFHVEKSPIVQKALLKMSMENVIKDISSMSDDSWTYKDHLEVESRILKAMQPGLSLNPKQDIFSGESMTKKLNLEIPWNSKKRKLIDTSETGTESSIAPASGVGDTQNDESPPSLAFQDGGASYSQKTIPSSNPHLGENNTLQEAMLPKQYVINHPSSPREPGTLVLSEKDRCKKQTQGPILKKPKEEPVEFSPHQLSVSQSETILAPETQQKEKQLRQSCDSEKILNERLNGEKQSSPKMKDGQQVNLEGIPKLQSGVLAHPVKQESESSKIPRSDIRHNDQKSQMHQLSSVSKINDPANSIQPNDMGKPFAHERIHLQKPLVSTAVGSAPVNVSSSHRDSLLRESSVLGKRKLNSHPEGLSMNIVESLPSIRNMNSVDTSSCPVGNSSSPWPLGTKEDPLLKRFSKIEMVTQRYGLHYRKRKVDKFLDKKPIFKTSLVSYHLDSEDNNLRAGNTDGVLQMRTLNFVRPSHFYKGNEPSVDVSETQTKLVLSKKLKEGTVEGRVLYGQGEVIDSTDFPLESTFHEIDKFAAQFVSLY, from the exons ATGAGTGTTTATTTCAAGATTTACAGGCAGGGGAAGAGGTACATGCCCAAGCAGCTACTAATGGACGAGGACAAAGACGCTGGAAGTTGTGGCTCTCAGACTGACGACCAGAAGAAGGAGAATGTGACTGGG CTACCGATGAATGAGGACAAAGACGCTGAAAGTAGTAGCTCTCAGACTGACGACCAGCAGAAGGAGACTGAGACTggg GCTAACTTTGTTGAAGTAGGAGATAAAGTTGCAGATCATTCAATTGTACCTGCCAATCCCAAACCTGGGGTCCAGCCACTTCCTGAAG ATCTTGAGGTGTCTTTTGCACTAAACCTGTTCCCAGATGGCTTTTCTGTTGGAAAAGCTGCTGAG TTGCTCAATGATGTACCTAAGATGTTGCATCCTTATGATAGGGCATCCGATAAACTTTTCTCT CATTTGCAACAGAAATTAATGATGATCCTGGACTTTGCATGTCAGATCAAGAGTGCTTATAAG GCAATTGAGCATGGGTATTTACCTGGAGATTTTTTTGATGACCTGCCATGCAAATATGTCAATGGAGCTCTTCTGTGTGAG ATTCGAGATTTTCGTAATTGTTTGGTCCAGATGGAAGATAGCACTTTTCATGTGGAAAAATCTCCAATTGTTCAGAAAGCTCTCTTAAAGATGTCCATGGAGAATGTTATTAAGGATATATCATCAATGTCAGATGATTCTTGGACTTACAAAGATCATTTG GAAGTTGAGTCCCGCATTCTTAAGGCTATGCAACCTGGTCTTAGTTTGAATCCAAAGCAGGACATCTTTAGTGGAGAATCCATGACTAAAAAG CTCAATTTGGAAATTCCATGGAACTCGAAAAAGAGGAAGCTGATTGATACATCAGAAACCGGCACAGAGTCCAGTATTGCACCTGCATCTGGGGTTGGCGATACCCAGAATGATGAGTCCCCCCCAAGTCTAGCATTTCAAGATGGAGGAGCATCATATTCCCAGAAGACCATCCCAAGCTCTAATCCTCATTTAGGAGAGAACAATACTTTGCAAGAGGCCATGTTACCAAAACAATATGTTATTAACCATCCTAGCAGTCCAAGAGAACCCGGTACCTTGGTTCTCAGTGAGAAGGACAGATGCAAAAAACAAACCCAAGGTCCCATCCTCAAGAAACCCAAGGAAGAGCCAGTGGAATTTTCTCCGCACCAGCTTTCAGTAAGCCAATCTGAAACCATTCTTGCACCAGAAACACAGCAGAAGGAGAAACAATTACGGCAGAGTTGTGATTCTGAAAAAATTCTAAATGAAAGACTTAATGGAGAAAAGCAGTCCTCTCCGAAAATGAAAGATGGTCAGCAGGTAAATCTTGAAGGTATCCCAAAGTTGCAATCTGGAGTACTCGCACATCCAGTGAAACAAGAATCTGAAAGCAGTAAGATTCCCAGGTCAGATATTAGACATAATGACCAGAAATCACAGATGCACCAGTTGTCCTCAGTGTCAAAGATCAATGATCCTGCTAATTCAATCCAGCCGAATGATATGGGTAAGCCTTTTGCACATGAGAGGATACATTTGCAGAAGCCTCTGGTTTCTACTGCTGTTGGAAGTGCACCTGTGAATGTGAGTTCCAGTCATAGAGATTCTTTGTTGAGAGAGTCGTCTGTACTTGGAAAGCGAAAGTTAAATTCCCATCCTGAAGGCTTGAGTATGAATATAGTTGAATCTCTTCCAAGCATCAGAAATATGAATTCAGTCGACACAAGTAGCTGTCCAGTGGGGAATTCTTCCTCACCATGGCCTTTAGGAACTAAAGAGGACCCTCTTCTTAAgaggttttcaaaaattgaaatggtgACACAGAG GTATGGACTGCATTATAGGAAGCGAAAAGTGGACAAGTTTTTGGACAAGAAACCAATTTTTAAGACTTCACTGGTCTCTTACCACTTAGATTCTGAGGATAACAACTTGAGAGCTGGTAATACTGATGGTGTCTTGCAGATGCGGACATTAAATTTTGTGCGTCCATCTCATTTTTATAAAG GTAATGAGCCTTCTGTTGATGTTAGTGAGACTCAGACCAAACTGGTCTTATCAAAGAAGCTCAAGGAGGGAACAGTGGAAGGACGGGTGCTGTATGGACAAGGGGAAGTGATTGATTCCACTGATTTTCCCTTAGAATCAACATTT CATGAGATAGACAAATTTGCTGCTCAGTTTGTTTCACTG TACTGA